A single genomic interval of Luteolibacter arcticus harbors:
- a CDS encoding BatA domain-containing protein, producing the protein MSFLQPLLLWGLLAAAIPIVIHLLNRRRHKTVMWAAMQFLLKATRESRGKKRLRHILILTCRALGVAALATAAARPLLSNVLGWSGGKPDLVVLLLDRSASMEATPKNGTVPRRELALERVKSALADLDGTRLVLIDSASGQPQDVPSPEVLTSISSTAATDTAADLSTLASRAAEFLTETPGRAEVWIASDMQATSWQPQNDRWTSVRAALSSLPEQPKLRVLSLGGEASPNQSIRLLSSRRAGAQLVLDIEITRNDDSSAPVNLPLTATLNGVRSTSNVTLAGQNFRFRKTVPIPPSEDSGYGWLSIPGDGNLRDNAAFFAYGPALPIKSLLVAPPGEAADYLTIASAPGGHHGQTVERLDPAQISRLDLDGVAAIFWAAPLPTGQVAESLVRFLSDGGQVLFFAPLEDSDAAFAAMKWSPITQSEEGKFFILDSWDHDDGLLSDGLDGTPVPADRFKAVKRRLPEGEGTTLARWDDGRPFLSRRVFDRGTAWFISSQPDYTWSNLADADVLLPVSQRLVIEGAKRFDTGYLATIGSRLSQPRPGEGRIRLDDYGAPVPSNEAYEAGIHRFGERTLALNRPAAEDDLELLENNAAKGLFEGLDATFFEDRSTTTRANGSQPLWQAFLIAMLCFLLSEALLCLPKKSAASNAPLPGRPSNA; encoded by the coding sequence ATGAGTTTCCTCCAGCCACTGCTGCTTTGGGGCCTGCTCGCGGCGGCGATCCCGATCGTCATTCACCTGCTCAACCGCCGGCGGCACAAGACCGTCATGTGGGCGGCCATGCAGTTCCTGCTCAAGGCCACCCGCGAGTCGCGCGGCAAAAAGCGCCTGCGTCACATCCTCATCCTCACCTGCCGCGCCCTCGGCGTCGCCGCACTGGCCACCGCCGCGGCGCGACCACTGCTCAGCAATGTCCTTGGCTGGAGCGGCGGCAAGCCGGACCTGGTGGTGCTTTTGTTAGACCGTTCGGCGAGCATGGAGGCGACTCCCAAGAACGGCACCGTCCCCCGCCGCGAACTCGCGCTGGAGCGGGTGAAGAGCGCGCTCGCCGATCTCGACGGCACCCGGCTTGTGCTCATCGACAGCGCCTCCGGCCAACCGCAGGACGTGCCAAGTCCGGAAGTTCTCACCTCGATCTCCTCGACGGCTGCCACCGACACCGCCGCCGACCTTTCCACGCTTGCCTCGCGAGCCGCCGAGTTTCTTACCGAAACACCGGGCCGCGCCGAGGTGTGGATCGCCTCCGACATGCAGGCGACGAGCTGGCAACCGCAGAACGACCGCTGGACGTCCGTCCGCGCGGCGCTTTCCTCGCTGCCCGAGCAACCGAAGCTTCGCGTCCTTTCCCTCGGCGGCGAGGCTTCGCCAAACCAGTCCATCCGCCTGCTTTCCTCCCGTCGTGCCGGCGCGCAGCTCGTGCTCGACATCGAGATCACCCGCAATGACGACTCCTCCGCGCCTGTCAACCTGCCACTGACCGCCACGCTCAACGGGGTGCGCAGCACCTCGAACGTCACGCTCGCCGGCCAGAACTTCCGCTTCCGCAAGACCGTGCCGATCCCGCCGAGCGAGGATTCCGGCTACGGCTGGCTCTCGATTCCCGGCGATGGCAATCTCCGCGACAATGCCGCCTTCTTCGCCTACGGCCCGGCCCTGCCGATCAAGAGCCTGTTGGTCGCCCCGCCCGGCGAGGCTGCCGACTACCTCACCATCGCCTCCGCGCCCGGCGGCCACCATGGGCAGACCGTCGAACGACTCGATCCCGCGCAGATCTCGCGGCTCGATCTCGATGGTGTCGCCGCGATTTTCTGGGCCGCGCCACTGCCCACCGGCCAAGTCGCCGAGTCGCTCGTCCGCTTCCTCTCCGATGGTGGGCAAGTGCTGTTCTTCGCCCCGCTGGAGGACAGCGATGCTGCCTTCGCCGCCATGAAATGGTCGCCCATCACGCAGTCGGAGGAGGGCAAGTTCTTCATCCTCGATTCGTGGGATCACGACGACGGCCTGCTGAGCGACGGCCTCGATGGCACGCCGGTCCCCGCCGACCGGTTCAAGGCGGTGAAACGCCGCCTGCCCGAAGGCGAGGGCACCACCCTCGCCCGCTGGGACGATGGCCGGCCGTTCTTGTCCCGCCGTGTCTTCGACCGTGGCACCGCATGGTTCATCAGCTCGCAGCCGGACTACACGTGGTCGAATCTCGCCGATGCCGATGTGCTGCTGCCGGTCAGCCAGCGTCTCGTCATCGAGGGCGCAAAGCGTTTCGATACCGGCTACCTCGCCACCATCGGCAGCCGGCTCTCCCAGCCACGTCCCGGTGAAGGCCGCATCCGGCTCGACGACTACGGCGCGCCGGTTCCATCGAACGAAGCGTATGAAGCAGGCATCCACCGCTTCGGCGAGCGCACCCTCGCCCTCAACCGCCCGGCGGCGGAGGACGACCTGGAGCTGCTGGAGAACAATGCCGCGAAGGGACTTTTCGAGGGCCTCGACGCCACCTTCTTCGAGGACCGTAGCACGACCACCCGGGCCAATGGCAGCCAGCCGCTGTGGCAGGCCTTCCTCATCGCCATGCTCTGCTTCCTGCTGTCGGAGGCGCTGCTTTGCCTGCCGAAGAAGAGCGCGGCCTCCAATGCCCCGCTTCCGGGCCGCCCGTCCAACGCCTGA
- the rpsK gene encoding 30S ribosomal protein S11, producing MADEETIPAAAEAAPAEAAAPAAAAAPAPAAAPVAAPAAEEVAPKKDDKKRDIFAEIAGAEETQIKIHKAKGSKNISRGIVHVTATFNNTIVSVTDSNGNTLGWSSAGKMGFKGSRKSTAYAAQVVSQDACRQAMGHGLKEAEVRVKGPGSGRESAVRAVQALGIELLSIKDVTPIPHNGCRPKKARRV from the coding sequence ATGGCTGACGAAGAAACCATCCCCGCGGCTGCTGAAGCCGCCCCGGCCGAGGCTGCTGCCCCGGCTGCCGCCGCCGCTCCGGCACCCGCCGCAGCGCCTGTGGCTGCTCCTGCCGCGGAAGAAGTCGCTCCCAAGAAGGACGACAAGAAGCGCGACATCTTTGCTGAGATCGCTGGTGCCGAAGAGACCCAGATCAAGATCCACAAGGCAAAGGGGTCCAAGAACATCTCGCGCGGCATCGTCCACGTGACCGCCACCTTCAACAACACCATCGTCAGCGTCACCGACTCCAACGGTAACACGCTCGGCTGGTCGAGCGCCGGCAAGATGGGCTTCAAGGGCTCCCGCAAGTCCACCGCCTACGCCGCCCAGGTCGTCTCCCAAGACGCCTGCCGCCAAGCGATGGGCCACGGCCTGAAGGAAGCTGAAGTCCGTGTCAAGGGACCGGGCTCCGGCCGCGAGTCCGCTGTCCGCGCCGTCCAAGCCCTCGGCATCGAGCTGCTCTCGATCAAGGACGTCACCCCGATCCCGCACAACGGTTGCCGTCCGAAGAAGGCGCGCCGCGTTTAA
- a CDS encoding DUF58 domain-containing protein, translated as MKYDFLDSGLLARLGSIPVETRVPMLGNVAGKHRSPHRGSSVEFAEYRKYVPGDDTRRLDWKAFARSDRFYIKEFEADTNLRAYFVVDASGSMKFHGQGESKIAYANRIAASLAYLLVNQGDAAGLSVCTDKLHLEVPPSRRPAHLQHIFDTLGKLEPSGETGLVPALHTIAEKIGQRAFVVILSDLFTDPQAFSDALQHLRYRKHDICVFHLMDPQELGFEFDRPHRFVDMEDGTSLVVEPTLIADDYHRALRDFLATVKVKCHDAAADYQLVPTNTPLEPLLRDFLTARLPKKGHS; from the coding sequence ATGAAGTATGACTTTCTGGACAGCGGCCTGCTTGCCCGGCTCGGCTCTATCCCGGTGGAGACGCGGGTGCCGATGCTTGGCAATGTGGCCGGCAAGCACCGCTCGCCGCACCGCGGGTCGTCGGTGGAATTCGCGGAGTATCGCAAGTATGTCCCAGGTGATGACACCCGCCGCTTGGACTGGAAGGCCTTCGCCCGTTCCGACCGGTTTTACATCAAGGAATTCGAGGCCGATACCAACCTCCGCGCCTACTTCGTGGTGGATGCATCGGGCTCGATGAAATTCCACGGCCAAGGCGAGTCGAAGATCGCCTATGCCAATCGCATCGCGGCCTCGCTGGCCTACCTGCTCGTCAACCAAGGCGACGCCGCCGGCCTGTCGGTCTGCACCGACAAGCTCCACCTTGAAGTGCCGCCGAGCCGCCGCCCCGCGCATTTGCAGCACATCTTCGACACGCTCGGAAAGCTCGAGCCATCCGGCGAAACCGGCCTTGTACCCGCGCTGCACACCATCGCGGAAAAGATCGGCCAGCGCGCCTTCGTCGTCATTCTTTCCGACCTCTTCACCGACCCACAGGCCTTTTCGGACGCCCTCCAGCACCTCCGCTATCGCAAGCACGACATCTGCGTCTTCCACCTGATGGACCCGCAGGAGCTCGGCTTCGAGTTCGATCGCCCGCACCGCTTCGTGGACATGGAAGACGGCACCTCGCTGGTCGTGGAGCCCACGCTGATTGCCGACGACTATCATCGCGCCCTGCGCGACTTCCTCGCGACGGTGAAGGTCAAGTGCCACGACGCCGCGGCGGACTACCAACTGGTCCCGACGAACACACCCCTGGAGCCGCTGTTGCGTGACTTCCTGACCGCACGCTTGCCGAAAAAAGGCCACTCATGA
- a CDS encoding ABC transporter ATP-binding protein: protein MSSPASLGSAADAVKRPLLEIHELTKVHRTASHELTVLREVSLTLEEGDSLAIIGPSGSGKTTLLGLCAGLDNATSGSVKLAGQAFEDLDQDARAALRNRLVGFVFQSFQLIPTLTAIENVLVPLELRGETGREKDAEELLRQVGLGDRLDHYPLQLSGGEQQRVALARAFIHRPRILFADEPTGNLDADTAGPIVEMLFKLNREAGTALVLVTHDPTLAAMAHRVVKMSGGRIVAEEIHPQQAH from the coding sequence ATGTCATCGCCCGCTAGCCTAGGATCCGCCGCAGATGCTGTCAAACGACCCCTTCTTGAGATCCATGAACTGACCAAGGTCCACCGCACCGCCAGCCATGAGCTGACCGTATTGCGCGAGGTCTCGCTGACCTTGGAGGAAGGCGACTCGCTCGCCATCATCGGGCCATCCGGCAGCGGCAAGACCACGCTGCTCGGCCTCTGCGCCGGGCTAGACAACGCGACTAGCGGCTCGGTCAAGCTGGCCGGTCAGGCTTTCGAGGATCTGGATCAAGACGCTCGCGCCGCGCTGCGCAACCGGCTGGTAGGCTTCGTATTCCAGAGTTTCCAACTGATCCCGACCCTGACCGCGATCGAGAACGTGCTGGTTCCACTCGAACTCCGCGGTGAAACCGGTCGCGAGAAGGATGCTGAGGAGCTGCTCCGCCAGGTCGGCCTCGGCGACCGGCTCGATCACTATCCGCTCCAGCTTTCCGGTGGCGAGCAGCAGCGGGTCGCCTTGGCCCGTGCCTTTATTCACCGGCCGCGCATCCTCTTCGCCGACGAGCCGACCGGAAATCTTGACGCGGATACGGCCGGGCCGATCGTGGAGATGCTCTTCAAGCTGAACCGCGAGGCTGGCACCGCGCTAGTTCTGGTCACGCACGATCCCACGCTCGCCGCCATGGCCCATCGGGTGGTGAAGATGAGCGGGGGACGCATCGTCGCGGAAGAGATCCACCCGCAGCAGGCTCACTGA
- a CDS encoding AAA family ATPase: MEETIADPPVVPTSYSDHQLPPDDVAAIDQLGKTYGALKAELGKAIIGQERVIEQLAICLFAKGHALLMGVPGLAKTLLVSSVAKTFDLTFNRIQFTPDLMPADITGTDIIQESGVGGRREFEFVRGPVFANIVLADEINRAPAKTQSAMLEAMQELKVTVLGRSYDLQPPFFVLATQNPVEQEGTYPLPEAQLDRFMFLIEVDYPSREEEKRIARETTGTARTTLNHLLDGHAVLAYQQLVRRMPVPEHLYDYAVSIVRKTRPGTPEAPAWIKDYVAWGAGPRAVQYLVLGSKARAALRGSYMASLEDLEAVAVPVLGHRVITNFAAESQGMTSKKVVERLIAEMRED, from the coding sequence ATGGAAGAAACCATCGCCGACCCACCCGTCGTCCCCACCAGTTATTCGGATCACCAGCTCCCGCCCGACGATGTGGCGGCCATTGACCAGCTCGGCAAAACCTACGGCGCCCTGAAGGCGGAACTCGGCAAGGCGATCATCGGCCAGGAGCGGGTCATCGAGCAGCTCGCCATCTGCCTGTTTGCAAAGGGCCACGCCCTGCTGATGGGCGTTCCCGGCCTTGCGAAAACGCTGCTGGTTTCCTCCGTCGCCAAGACCTTCGACCTGACCTTCAACCGCATCCAGTTCACCCCGGACCTGATGCCGGCCGACATCACCGGCACCGACATCATCCAGGAATCCGGCGTCGGCGGCCGCCGCGAGTTCGAATTCGTCCGCGGCCCGGTATTCGCGAATATCGTGCTGGCGGATGAAATCAACCGTGCCCCGGCCAAGACCCAGTCCGCCATGCTGGAGGCGATGCAGGAGCTCAAGGTCACCGTGCTGGGCCGCAGCTACGATCTCCAGCCGCCGTTCTTCGTGCTCGCGACGCAAAACCCGGTCGAGCAGGAAGGCACCTATCCCCTGCCCGAAGCACAGCTCGACCGCTTCATGTTCCTGATCGAGGTCGACTACCCGAGCCGGGAGGAAGAAAAGCGGATCGCCCGGGAAACCACCGGCACCGCCCGCACCACGCTCAATCACCTGCTGGATGGCCACGCCGTCTTGGCCTACCAGCAACTCGTCCGCCGCATGCCGGTGCCGGAGCACCTCTACGACTACGCCGTCTCGATCGTCCGCAAGACCCGCCCCGGCACACCGGAAGCGCCCGCCTGGATCAAGGACTACGTCGCCTGGGGTGCCGGCCCGCGCGCGGTGCAGTATCTTGTGCTCGGCTCCAAAGCCCGCGCTGCCCTCCGCGGCAGCTACATGGCCAGCCTCGAGGACCTCGAAGCTGTCGCCGTCCCGGTCCTCGGCCACCGCGTGATCACCAACTTCGCCGCCGAATCCCAAGGCATGACCTCGAAGAAAGTTGTCGAGCGACTGATCGCCGAAATGCGCGAAGATTGA
- a CDS encoding DUF5069 domain-containing protein gives MPLPYPTVIPGLRSPSETTLGLVYFGRMLDKIRLAAAGKLPEGWEVARGLAYKNSFDDRCCRFLGIDYAALEAETLKDGKTDEELLEWAFIQGRRPTDEEVEVWNGFMLKRGWRDSGAQRVHERLAEIGLPPGTVETMFEFIDLDEGRIVAPQ, from the coding sequence ATGCCCCTGCCCTACCCGACCGTCATTCCCGGCCTGCGCAGCCCTTCCGAAACGACCCTCGGCCTCGTCTACTTCGGCCGCATGCTCGACAAGATCCGGCTCGCTGCGGCAGGCAAGCTGCCGGAAGGCTGGGAGGTCGCACGCGGCTTGGCCTACAAGAACAGCTTCGACGACCGCTGCTGCCGGTTTCTCGGTATCGACTACGCGGCTCTGGAAGCCGAGACGCTGAAGGACGGGAAGACGGATGAAGAGCTGCTAGAGTGGGCTTTCATTCAAGGTCGCCGACCAACCGACGAAGAAGTGGAAGTCTGGAACGGCTTCATGCTGAAGCGCGGCTGGCGCGATTCCGGGGCGCAGCGGGTGCACGAACGGCTCGCCGAAATCGGCCTGCCACCCGGCACCGTGGAGACGATGTTCGAGTTTATCGATCTGGACGAAGGACGCATCGTCGCGCCGCAGTGA
- a CDS encoding RDD family protein: MNGWYYGEAGEQRGPISKEDLQTKFAAGTLDPGALVWCEGMTDWKPANSVAELNIPAPVPQTTVGRDDSAFSPYAPPTAAPLSGVDWSAHASGSYVPEGPQIRPWVRYWARIFDFLTFCVIFIIGAAIVAPELIEMNDTLSTVILIFAYAFYEPLLLTIFGATPFKALLKVRVRNKDGSKLSYVQGFRRTLSVWIAGQGLGIPIIALVTNIYSYSRLTGQGITSWDQSGNFTVSHQPVEWWRWLLLLGFVAGFIGLIILGSEA; this comes from the coding sequence ATGAACGGGTGGTATTACGGCGAGGCGGGAGAACAGCGCGGACCGATTTCCAAGGAAGACCTGCAGACCAAGTTTGCCGCCGGCACCCTGGACCCCGGTGCCTTGGTGTGGTGCGAGGGCATGACCGATTGGAAGCCGGCGAACTCGGTGGCTGAGCTCAACATTCCCGCTCCCGTCCCCCAGACGACGGTCGGGCGCGACGACTCCGCTTTCTCGCCCTACGCACCGCCGACCGCCGCGCCGCTGAGCGGCGTGGACTGGAGCGCGCATGCCTCAGGCTCGTATGTTCCCGAGGGACCCCAAATCCGGCCGTGGGTGCGTTATTGGGCGCGGATCTTCGACTTCCTGACCTTCTGCGTGATTTTCATCATCGGGGCTGCAATCGTGGCACCGGAACTCATCGAGATGAATGACACTCTCTCCACGGTCATTCTGATCTTCGCCTATGCCTTCTACGAGCCCTTGCTGTTGACAATCTTTGGAGCAACTCCATTCAAGGCCCTCCTGAAAGTGCGGGTGAGAAACAAGGACGGGTCCAAGCTGAGCTACGTCCAAGGATTCCGCCGCACGCTCTCGGTGTGGATTGCCGGTCAAGGGCTCGGAATTCCGATCATCGCTCTCGTCACGAACATCTACTCCTACAGTCGCCTGACCGGCCAGGGGATCACTTCGTGGGATCAATCCGGGAACTTCACCGTCAGCCATCAACCGGTTGAATGGTGGCGGTGGCTCTTGCTCCTCGGATTCGTCGCGGGCTTCATCGGCCTGATCATCCTCGGCAGCGAGGCATGA
- the rpsD gene encoding 30S ribosomal protein S4, with amino-acid sequence MARYTGPRTKISRRFGVALFGSSKALERRNFPPGQHGLRAGRKKKSDYSVALGEKQKLRFQYGVLEKQFRGYYEEAARRRGVTGEILLQLLETRLDNVCYRLGFGNSRQAARQLVNHGHVLVNGKRVDISSYQVKPGDKIKIGGKPSSQQLALRALDLTQSAPLVDWLTIDKEGLEGTVSRVPERSDIDPLVNEQLIVELYSR; translated from the coding sequence ATGGCTCGTTATACCGGACCCCGCACCAAGATCAGCCGCCGCTTTGGCGTGGCTCTCTTCGGTTCCTCGAAAGCGCTCGAGCGCCGCAATTTCCCGCCAGGCCAGCACGGCCTGCGCGCCGGCCGCAAGAAGAAGAGCGACTACTCCGTCGCCCTCGGCGAAAAGCAGAAGCTCCGTTTTCAATACGGTGTGCTTGAGAAGCAATTCCGCGGCTACTACGAAGAAGCTGCCCGCCGCCGTGGCGTCACCGGCGAGATCCTGCTCCAGCTTCTCGAAACCCGCCTCGACAACGTCTGCTACCGTCTTGGCTTCGGCAACAGCCGTCAGGCCGCCCGCCAGCTCGTCAATCACGGTCACGTGCTCGTCAATGGCAAGCGCGTCGACATCTCGAGCTATCAGGTGAAGCCCGGCGACAAGATCAAGATCGGCGGTAAGCCGTCCTCGCAGCAGCTCGCCCTTCGCGCCCTCGACCTGACCCAGTCAGCTCCGCTGGTGGATTGGCTGACGATCGACAAGGAAGGCCTTGAAGGCACCGTTTCCCGCGTGCCAGAGCGTTCCGACATCGACCCGCTCGTCAACGAGCAGCTCATCGTCGAACTTTACTCGCGCTGA
- a CDS encoding VOC family protein, which produces MLRPTHIAETVLYVDDLDRAVGFYTVLFGSPALRRDEHFCALGIAEDQVLLLFVRGNSLQPSHVEGGVIPAHDGAGPLHVAFGIGRDDVGLWESRLEEQGIPIESRVNWPAGAVSLYFRDPDDHAVELITPGLWQMGNA; this is translated from the coding sequence ATGCTCCGTCCTACCCATATCGCCGAGACCGTGCTTTACGTGGACGACCTCGATCGCGCCGTTGGCTTCTACACCGTCCTCTTTGGTTCGCCGGCGCTGCGTCGTGACGAACACTTTTGCGCGCTCGGTATCGCGGAAGATCAGGTGCTGCTGTTGTTCGTGCGTGGGAACTCGCTGCAACCGTCGCATGTCGAGGGCGGAGTGATTCCCGCGCATGATGGTGCGGGACCTTTGCATGTGGCTTTCGGGATCGGAAGAGACGACGTTGGCCTGTGGGAAAGCCGATTGGAAGAGCAGGGGATTCCAATCGAGAGCCGCGTCAACTGGCCCGCCGGTGCCGTCAGCCTCTACTTCCGCGATCCAGACGACCACGCCGTTGAACTGATCACCCCGGGACTCTGGCAGATGGGGAATGCGTGA
- a CDS encoding DUF72 domain-containing protein yields MNTWIGTSGFQYKEWKGSFYPEKLSLPKMLAFYAGEFNSTEINYTFRSLPSDKTIARWKAETPAHFRFSLKAPQRVTHFAKLRKCGDTISKFRKSVKGLGKKLGPVLFQLPETFKADAALLGDFLESLPGGLRVAFEFRHESWFTDEVFDRLAKSNAALCLAESEDLITPRVATADFGYLRLRRDAYTARKIRDWADFIQDQSEKWPEVFGYLKHEDTAAGTGFAKALVKKLAP; encoded by the coding sequence ATGAACACATGGATCGGGACCTCGGGCTTCCAGTACAAGGAGTGGAAGGGCTCCTTCTATCCGGAGAAGCTGTCGCTTCCGAAGATGCTGGCGTTCTATGCCGGGGAGTTCAACAGCACCGAGATCAACTACACCTTCCGTAGCTTGCCGAGCGACAAGACGATCGCCCGCTGGAAGGCCGAGACGCCGGCCCACTTCCGCTTTAGCCTGAAGGCGCCGCAGCGGGTAACGCACTTCGCGAAGCTGCGAAAGTGTGGCGACACGATCAGCAAATTCCGGAAGTCTGTGAAGGGACTCGGCAAGAAGTTGGGGCCAGTCCTGTTCCAGCTTCCGGAGACTTTCAAGGCAGACGCTGCTCTCTTGGGCGACTTCCTCGAATCATTGCCCGGCGGCCTGCGCGTGGCTTTCGAGTTCCGCCATGAGTCGTGGTTCACCGATGAGGTCTTTGACCGGCTCGCGAAGTCAAATGCCGCCCTGTGCTTGGCCGAGTCGGAAGATCTCATCACGCCGCGAGTCGCCACCGCGGACTTCGGATATCTGCGGTTGCGGCGCGACGCCTACACGGCGCGCAAGATCCGCGATTGGGCGGATTTCATCCAAGACCAGTCGGAGAAATGGCCGGAGGTCTTCGGCTACCTCAAGCACGAGGACACCGCAGCCGGCACGGGGTTTGCCAAGGCGCTGGTAAAGAAGCTGGCCCCCTAG
- a CDS encoding four helix bundle protein — protein sequence MRDQKPEARDQKMHSHNFENLEVWRRGCRLAVDVFVASHGSRDFALKDQIQRSALSIPSNIAEGAERPSDADFCRFLGYSKGSCGELRTQLMVHREVCRELGLDPFAKTDSMIEETREISRMLSGLMQKVGHES from the coding sequence TTGAGAGACCAGAAACCAGAAGCAAGAGACCAGAAAATGCACTCACACAACTTTGAGAACCTAGAGGTTTGGCGGCGCGGCTGCCGTCTGGCGGTCGACGTCTTTGTGGCTTCTCACGGTTCCCGCGACTTCGCGCTGAAAGACCAGATCCAGCGGTCAGCACTTTCGATCCCCTCAAACATTGCCGAAGGAGCTGAACGACCAAGCGACGCCGATTTCTGCCGCTTTCTCGGCTACAGCAAGGGCTCCTGCGGCGAATTGCGGACCCAACTCATGGTTCATCGCGAGGTCTGCCGGGAGCTTGGCCTCGATCCCTTCGCCAAAACAGACTCCATGATCGAGGAAACCCGCGAGATTTCGCGGATGCTTTCCGGCCTCATGCAAAAAGTCGGCCACGAATCATGA
- the rpsM gene encoding 30S ribosomal protein S13 — protein sequence MARIFGIEIPNEKRIEASLRYMYGVGATTASRILEQAGIDPDIRTGQLTEDQLVKIATVIQSQGIIIEGDLRREKQAQLKRLTSINCYRGLRHKRGLPVRGQRTRTNARTRKGKRRTVGVKK from the coding sequence ATGGCACGTATTTTCGGCATCGAAATCCCCAACGAGAAGCGCATCGAAGCGTCGCTCCGCTATATGTATGGCGTTGGCGCGACCACCGCTTCACGCATCCTCGAGCAAGCGGGCATCGACCCGGACATCCGCACCGGTCAGCTCACTGAAGACCAGCTCGTGAAGATCGCCACCGTGATCCAGAGCCAGGGCATCATCATCGAAGGTGACCTCCGCCGCGAAAAGCAGGCACAGCTCAAGCGTCTCACCTCCATCAACTGCTACCGCGGCCTGCGCCATAAGCGCGGCCTTCCCGTCCGCGGCCAGCGCACCCGCACCAATGCCCGCACCCGCAAGGGCAAGCGCCGCACCGTCGGCGTGAAGAAGTAA
- a CDS encoding 3-keto-disaccharide hydrolase, with product MLRQLLLSAFIAGAASAKEAAWTSLFDGKSLSGWVAAKGGKPGDGWKVEDGCIHRAGKGGDILSEKEYKDFEFEFEWKISAKGNSGVKYRVQKSPAGWLGPEYQVLDDAGHPNGKVADTTAGSLYEIAPAAKDKDLKPAGEWNVSKIVAKGTVLEHWLNGKLAVKIDTAGKEWPELKKASKFAKFDDFAGPAAGKLLLQDHDDEVWFRNLRIREL from the coding sequence ATGCTACGCCAACTTCTCCTCTCCGCGTTCATCGCGGGTGCCGCCTCCGCGAAAGAGGCCGCCTGGACCTCGCTTTTCGACGGGAAATCCCTCTCCGGCTGGGTCGCGGCCAAGGGGGGGAAGCCGGGCGACGGCTGGAAGGTCGAGGACGGCTGCATCCACCGGGCCGGGAAGGGCGGGGATATCCTCAGCGAGAAGGAGTACAAGGATTTCGAATTCGAGTTTGAGTGGAAGATCTCCGCGAAGGGTAACAGCGGCGTGAAATACCGGGTGCAAAAGTCGCCTGCCGGCTGGCTGGGCCCGGAATATCAGGTGCTGGATGACGCCGGACACCCGAATGGCAAGGTTGCGGACACCACGGCCGGCTCCCTTTACGAAATCGCCCCGGCCGCCAAGGACAAGGACCTCAAGCCGGCCGGCGAGTGGAATGTTTCCAAGATCGTGGCCAAGGGCACCGTGCTGGAGCATTGGCTCAACGGGAAGCTGGCGGTGAAGATCGACACAGCCGGCAAGGAGTGGCCGGAGCTGAAAAAGGCCAGCAAGTTTGCGAAGTTCGATGATTTCGCCGGCCCGGCTGCAGGGAAACTCCTGCTACAGGACCACGATGATGAGGTCTGGTTTCGGAATCTGCGGATTCGGGAGCTTTGA
- a CDS encoding arylesterase, translating to MTLRGFLGLMLALAGGALWAQDAPDANGGKKRIVVLGDSITAGYGLDPQEAYPALLQKKIDSAGLPYTVVNAGVSGDTTAGGLRRVSWALGKGADVLVVALGGNDGLRGISPEQTEKNLSGIIDKAREKNPAIKVVVAGMQMPDNMGAEFTEKFKGLFAKVATEKKAALVPFLLEGVGGSEELNQQDRIHPTEKGQEKVAESVWKVLKGEL from the coding sequence ATGACATTGCGGGGATTTCTGGGACTGATGCTGGCATTGGCGGGCGGCGCACTATGGGCACAGGATGCGCCGGATGCAAATGGCGGGAAGAAGCGGATCGTCGTGCTCGGCGACAGCATCACCGCCGGCTACGGGCTCGACCCGCAGGAAGCCTACCCAGCGCTGCTGCAAAAGAAGATCGATTCCGCCGGCCTGCCCTATACCGTGGTGAATGCTGGCGTCAGCGGCGACACCACCGCAGGAGGCCTGCGACGGGTCTCGTGGGCCTTGGGAAAAGGCGCCGACGTGCTGGTCGTCGCGCTCGGCGGCAATGACGGCCTGCGCGGGATTTCCCCGGAGCAGACGGAGAAGAACCTTTCCGGGATCATCGACAAGGCGCGGGAAAAGAACCCGGCGATCAAGGTCGTCGTGGCCGGCATGCAGATGCCGGACAACATGGGCGCGGAGTTCACGGAAAAGTTCAAGGGACTCTTTGCCAAGGTCGCCACCGAGAAGAAGGCGGCGCTGGTGCCATTCCTCCTGGAAGGCGTCGGCGGCAGCGAGGAGCTGAATCAGCAGGACCGCATCCACCCCACCGAAAAAGGGCAGGAGAAGGTGGCGGAGAGTGTTTGGAAGGTCTTGAAGGGCGAGCTCTGA